A genome region from Baekduia alba includes the following:
- a CDS encoding MFS transporter codes for MISTSPRSLIPTRAPLSRDAAFWMLAATLTFLLFASSAPSPLYVVYQAKWGFSPITLTSVFAVYVVALLLSLLFAGSLSDRIGRRPVLIGALLVQLTAMIIFGLAHGVGALFAARIVQGFATGVATGALSASLIDLQPEGRPHLGALVSAAAPTFGLAAGALGSGLLVQYGPDPLRLVYWLLVGVFALAVAGVAAMPETVTRDGGSLRAAFRPRIGIPQHVRGAFLAVAPVLVASWALGGLYLSLGPSLAVSLLHTSSHVIGGLVIVAVTATGALTSIAVRDHQPVHVLIGGALMLALGIGVTILGLNDGQTALFFAGSALAGIGFGAGFSGAFKSIVPLAPPTERASLVAAVYVLCYVGFSVPAVAAGIAVTHAGLLATTNVYGSVLVVLALWAAAVTTVRHRRERALV; via the coding sequence ATGATCTCCACCTCTCCCCGCTCCCTGATCCCCACCCGTGCGCCGCTGTCGCGCGATGCCGCCTTCTGGATGCTCGCCGCCACGCTCACGTTCCTGCTCTTCGCCTCCAGCGCGCCGTCGCCGCTCTACGTCGTGTACCAGGCGAAGTGGGGCTTCTCCCCGATCACGCTGACGAGCGTGTTCGCCGTCTACGTGGTCGCGTTGTTGTTGTCCCTGCTCTTCGCCGGCTCGCTGTCGGACCGCATCGGCCGCCGGCCGGTCCTGATCGGCGCGCTGCTCGTCCAACTGACCGCGATGATCATCTTCGGCCTCGCGCACGGCGTCGGCGCGCTGTTCGCCGCGCGCATCGTCCAGGGCTTCGCGACCGGCGTCGCCACCGGCGCGCTCAGCGCCTCGCTGATCGACCTCCAGCCCGAGGGCCGGCCGCACCTCGGCGCGCTGGTCAGCGCGGCCGCGCCGACCTTCGGCCTCGCCGCCGGCGCGCTCGGCTCCGGGTTGTTGGTGCAGTACGGCCCGGACCCGCTGCGGCTCGTGTACTGGCTGCTCGTCGGCGTCTTCGCGCTGGCCGTCGCCGGCGTTGCCGCGATGCCGGAGACCGTGACGCGCGACGGCGGCTCGCTGCGGGCCGCGTTCCGCCCGCGCATCGGCATCCCCCAGCACGTCCGCGGAGCGTTCCTCGCGGTCGCGCCGGTGCTCGTCGCGAGCTGGGCGCTCGGCGGCCTGTACCTGTCGCTCGGCCCGTCGCTGGCGGTGTCGCTGCTGCACACCTCCAGCCACGTGATCGGCGGCCTGGTCATCGTCGCGGTCACCGCCACCGGCGCGCTGACGTCGATCGCGGTCCGCGACCATCAGCCCGTGCACGTCCTGATCGGCGGCGCGCTGATGCTCGCGCTCGGGATCGGCGTGACCATCCTGGGGCTCAACGACGGGCAGACCGCGCTGTTCTTCGCCGGCAGCGCCCTGGCCGGGATCGGCTTCGGCGCCGGCTTCTCCGGCGCGTTCAAGAGCATCGTGCCGCTCGCGCCCCCGACCGAGCGCGCGAGCCTCGTCGCCGCGGTCTACGTGCTCTGCTACGTCGGCTTCAGCGTCCCCGCCGTCGCCGCCGGCATCGCGGTGACGCACGCCGGCCTGCTGGCCACGACCAACGTGTACGGGTCGGTCCTCGTCGTGCTGGCGCTCTGGGCGGCCGCCGTGACGACGGTGCGCCACCGGCGCGAGCGCGCGCTCGTCTAG
- a CDS encoding helix-turn-helix domain-containing protein translates to MAGAIDLPDLLVAHSDELADAVLERFAAGAGPDGAPDAATLRNLRLGARAAVDCFLARLSGHSPVPADVALFVAHGRAQQAAGRTLTELLSFYRLGGLAMWERSTALLPPATELPAAEIFAFGSTVLELVDELSVAAAAGFSAQEAEARRRDRALRERLVSLLLSDPPVARDVLRAAADAASWALTARVRVAVAALPADPLAVPAGPGPERVLTATVRDGRLALVVADDAEAEAWLARAAAALGLEAPLALGPAVAADAAARSSARAVALLDHVSAGTLRGAAGADVVRCDDHEIALLLGAAPDLAREVAGRRLAPLEALDPAARERLTATLAAWLADPGRPQAMADRLGLHVQTVRYRLKALRELFGDALDDPDERFELSLALRVGAER, encoded by the coding sequence ATGGCCGGCGCGATCGACCTGCCGGATCTGCTCGTCGCCCACAGCGACGAGCTGGCCGACGCCGTCCTGGAGCGCTTCGCCGCCGGCGCCGGCCCGGACGGCGCGCCCGACGCCGCGACGCTGCGCAACCTGCGCCTCGGCGCCCGCGCCGCCGTCGACTGCTTCCTCGCGCGCCTGTCGGGCCACAGCCCCGTGCCGGCCGACGTCGCGCTGTTCGTCGCCCACGGCCGCGCCCAGCAGGCCGCCGGCCGCACGCTCACCGAGCTGTTGTCGTTCTACCGGCTGGGCGGCCTGGCGATGTGGGAGCGCTCGACCGCGCTGCTGCCGCCGGCCACCGAGCTGCCGGCCGCGGAGATCTTCGCGTTCGGCAGCACGGTGCTCGAGCTGGTCGACGAGCTGTCGGTCGCGGCCGCCGCGGGCTTCAGCGCGCAGGAGGCGGAGGCGCGCCGGCGCGACCGCGCGCTGCGCGAGCGCCTGGTGTCGCTGCTGCTGTCCGATCCGCCGGTCGCCCGGGACGTCCTGCGCGCCGCCGCCGACGCCGCCTCCTGGGCGCTGACCGCGCGCGTGCGGGTCGCGGTCGCCGCGCTGCCCGCCGACCCGCTGGCCGTGCCGGCCGGCCCGGGCCCGGAGCGCGTCCTGACCGCGACGGTCCGGGACGGCCGCCTGGCGCTGGTCGTCGCCGACGACGCCGAGGCCGAGGCCTGGCTGGCGCGCGCCGCTGCGGCGCTGGGGCTGGAGGCGCCGCTGGCGCTCGGCCCCGCCGTGGCCGCCGACGCCGCCGCGCGCAGCAGCGCCCGCGCCGTCGCGCTGCTGGACCACGTGAGCGCGGGCACGCTGCGCGGGGCCGCGGGAGCCGACGTCGTCCGCTGCGACGACCACGAGATCGCGCTGCTGCTCGGCGCCGCCCCCGACCTGGCGCGCGAGGTCGCGGGTCGCCGGCTCGCGCCGCTCGAAGCGCTCGATCCCGCCGCGCGCGAGCGGCTGACCGCGACGCTCGCCGCCTGGCTCGCCGACCCCGGCCGGCCGCAGGCGATGGCCGACCGCCTCGGCCTGCACGTGCAGACCGTCCGCTACCGCCTCAAGGCGCTGCGCGAGCTGTTCGGCGACGCCCTCGACGACCCGGACGAGCGCTTCGAGCTGTCGCTGGCGCTCCGCGTGGGCGCCGAGCGCTAG
- a CDS encoding response regulator has translation MVRVLHCDDSAAFRALIRAELEDDDDIEIVGEAPDVDAAVRVAGETRPDVVLLDLLDVERDAVGELHAVAPDVRVVVLSGHPREYGEGRRGGAVAYVEKDAPITELRETVLRVAGG, from the coding sequence ATGGTCCGCGTGCTGCATTGCGATGACTCCGCCGCCTTCCGGGCACTGATCCGCGCGGAGCTGGAAGACGACGACGACATCGAGATCGTCGGCGAGGCGCCCGACGTCGACGCCGCCGTCCGCGTCGCGGGCGAGACCCGGCCGGACGTCGTGCTGCTCGACCTCCTCGACGTCGAGCGCGACGCGGTCGGCGAGCTGCACGCGGTCGCGCCCGACGTGCGCGTCGTCGTCCTCAGCGGGCACCCGCGCGAGTACGGCGAGGGGCGCCGCGGCGGCGCGGTCGCCTACGTGGAGAAGGACGCGCCGATCACCGAGCTGCGCGAGACCGTGCTCCGCGTCGCCGGCGGGTAG